A single genomic interval of Pseudoroseomonas cervicalis harbors:
- the tssM gene encoding type VI secretion system membrane subunit TssM: protein MGSLISAFATIPALAGLAVILLLLPVIWLFLPLLGFGSTRPFEDPWSRAIIAALVLAIYLGLMFWRARARRARDRALTEAVTSTEAQDGRAAEEQAALKENLGRALEVLRRSAARQGNYLYELPWYVLIGPPGSGKTTAIARSGLEFPVAEGKLPGIGGTRHCDWWLSDRAVLLDTAGRYTTQDSDAAADRAGWESFLGLLRRTRPRQPLNGVLVAFGTDLLASLDAAGREAHARTVRRRIRELEEKLGQRLPVYLLVTKADLLPGFTESFDDLDRDSRAQVWGFTFPAQTGPEGPLARFGAEFQALLGRLEDRLLERLQAERGPAQRAAIAGFPAQFASLEQPVRDFAEAAFGGTRMDPALFLRGVYFTSGTQEGSPIDRLAGALSRSFGLDGQRVARAGGQQGRSFFLGRLLRDVVFREARLAARDRRAERRSRILAATAWGLALLLLLGGGIWGWSSRAAEQRRAEAVQQAVAKAEEAAQGIPFDPVTEADFLRVLPSLDAARDLPDAAGREEGLLGLDQAEKLAAGGRIAYRHALDRTLLPRLLARMESRMRAELTQQEALYETTRAYLMLGREGPLDAALLRRWVLADWAVLYPGAIHLPAREALARHLDALLAQDFARYPIDGALVDTARRVFSRLPMAGRVYSRLRPAGEALAPWRPADALGAAGQRYFVRASSRPLTEGVPGLYTLDGLRQALLPNLAGAVRAAAAEGWVLGPEAAQTGAEDPARLEAEVLALYARDYGDAWQALLDDLVLPPFAGLPAAAEGLNILGAPNSPLRGLLQGITAQLTPSAVAEKVAPAGGGAPQPVGPAAMVGGIVEPRFAALREAAGAPLEDILRSVSELYVQVARLASLPPGTALPPPAGGTLDPGQRLLAEAARQPEPLAKWLRALAQSTQQARAGGAKAAIAAAAQQQIAPLCRAVEGRFPLRRDGADVPVDDFARLFAPGGVLEQFFAQNIRPYADTTQNPWRPMATDGLAPPVTAADLAQFQRAQAIRDAFFPGVAGTGLRFELIPQGLDLNSNSAVLEADGVRNELPPTGTGRPVLLSWPARGNVSLVFTPPGYAGSLTLDGGWSSLRLVMGPHATLQRLAGERYRLTIAHGDRGAIFELRPGSSTNPFNLAELSRFRCPVLAP from the coding sequence ATGGGGAGCCTGATCTCCGCCTTCGCCACCATCCCGGCGCTGGCCGGCCTGGCCGTCATCCTGCTGCTGCTGCCGGTGATCTGGCTGTTCCTGCCGCTGCTCGGCTTCGGCAGCACGCGGCCCTTCGAGGATCCCTGGTCGCGCGCCATCATCGCCGCCCTCGTGCTGGCTATCTATCTCGGCCTGATGTTCTGGCGCGCCCGCGCCCGCCGCGCCCGCGACCGCGCGCTGACGGAGGCGGTGACCAGCACCGAGGCGCAGGACGGCCGCGCCGCCGAGGAACAGGCGGCGCTGAAAGAGAATCTGGGCCGGGCGCTGGAGGTGCTGCGCCGCTCCGCCGCGCGCCAGGGCAATTACCTGTACGAGCTGCCCTGGTATGTGCTGATCGGCCCGCCCGGCAGCGGCAAGACCACGGCCATCGCCCGCTCCGGCCTGGAATTCCCGGTGGCCGAGGGCAAGCTGCCCGGCATCGGCGGCACGCGGCATTGCGATTGGTGGCTCTCCGACCGCGCCGTGCTGCTCGACACCGCCGGCCGCTACACCACCCAGGATTCCGACGCCGCCGCCGACCGCGCGGGCTGGGAGAGTTTTCTCGGCCTGCTGCGCCGCACCCGGCCCCGCCAGCCGCTGAATGGCGTGCTGGTGGCTTTCGGCACCGACCTCCTGGCCAGCCTGGACGCCGCCGGGCGTGAGGCGCATGCCCGCACCGTCCGCCGCCGCATCCGCGAACTCGAAGAGAAGCTTGGCCAGCGCCTGCCGGTCTATCTGCTGGTCACCAAGGCCGACCTGCTGCCCGGCTTCACCGAGAGCTTCGACGATCTGGACCGTGACAGCCGCGCCCAGGTCTGGGGCTTCACCTTTCCCGCCCAGACCGGGCCGGAGGGCCCGCTGGCCCGCTTCGGCGCCGAATTCCAGGCGCTGCTGGGGCGGCTCGAGGACCGGCTGCTGGAACGCCTGCAGGCCGAGCGCGGCCCGGCCCAGCGCGCCGCCATCGCCGGCTTCCCGGCGCAATTCGCCTCGCTGGAACAGCCGGTGCGCGACTTCGCCGAGGCCGCCTTCGGCGGCACACGGATGGATCCGGCGCTGTTTCTGCGCGGCGTCTATTTCACCTCCGGCACCCAGGAAGGTTCGCCGATCGACCGGCTGGCCGGCGCGCTGTCGCGCAGCTTCGGCCTGGACGGGCAGCGCGTGGCGCGCGCCGGCGGCCAGCAGGGGCGCAGCTTCTTCCTCGGCCGGCTGCTGCGGGATGTGGTGTTCCGCGAGGCACGGCTGGCCGCGCGCGACCGCCGCGCCGAGCGGCGCAGCCGCATCCTGGCCGCCACCGCCTGGGGGCTGGCGCTGCTGCTGCTGCTGGGGGGTGGCATCTGGGGCTGGTCCAGCCGCGCCGCGGAGCAGCGCCGCGCCGAGGCGGTGCAGCAGGCCGTCGCCAAGGCCGAGGAGGCCGCGCAGGGCATCCCCTTCGACCCGGTGACCGAGGCCGATTTCCTGCGCGTGCTGCCCTCTCTCGACGCCGCGCGCGACCTGCCGGATGCGGCGGGGCGGGAGGAGGGGCTGCTCGGCCTCGACCAGGCGGAGAAGCTGGCGGCCGGCGGCCGCATCGCCTATCGCCACGCGCTGGACCGCACCCTGCTGCCGCGCCTGCTGGCCCGCATGGAGAGCCGCATGCGCGCCGAGCTGACCCAGCAGGAGGCGCTGTACGAGACCACCCGCGCCTATCTGATGCTGGGCCGCGAAGGGCCGCTGGATGCCGCGCTGCTGCGCCGCTGGGTGCTGGCCGACTGGGCGGTGCTCTACCCCGGCGCCATCCACCTTCCGGCGCGCGAGGCACTGGCGCGCCATCTGGACGCGCTGCTGGCGCAGGATTTCGCCCGCTACCCGATCGATGGCGCGCTGGTGGACACGGCGCGGCGCGTCTTCTCCCGCCTGCCCATGGCCGGCCGCGTCTATTCGCGGCTGCGCCCGGCGGGCGAGGCGCTGGCGCCCTGGCGCCCGGCTGATGCGCTGGGCGCCGCCGGGCAGCGCTACTTCGTGCGGGCCTCCAGCCGGCCGCTGACCGAGGGCGTGCCCGGCCTCTACACGCTGGACGGGCTGCGCCAGGCGCTGCTGCCCAATTTGGCCGGGGCGGTGCGCGCCGCCGCCGCCGAGGGCTGGGTGCTGGGCCCCGAGGCCGCCCAGACCGGCGCCGAGGACCCGGCGCGGCTGGAGGCCGAGGTGCTGGCCCTCTACGCCCGCGACTATGGCGATGCCTGGCAGGCGCTGCTGGACGATCTGGTGCTGCCGCCCTTCGCCGGCCTGCCGGCGGCGGCGGAGGGGCTGAACATCCTGGGCGCGCCCAACTCGCCGCTGCGCGGGCTGCTGCAGGGCATCACCGCGCAGCTCACCCCCTCGGCCGTGGCCGAGAAGGTGGCGCCGGCCGGCGGCGGCGCGCCGCAGCCGGTCGGGCCGGCGGCGATGGTGGGCGGCATCGTCGAGCCGCGTTTCGCCGCCCTGCGCGAAGCCGCCGGCGCGCCGCTGGAAGACATCCTGCGCAGCGTCAGCGAGCTGTATGTGCAGGTGGCGCGGCTGGCCTCGCTGCCGCCGGGCACGGCGCTGCCGCCGCCGGCGGGCGGCACGCTGGACCCCGGCCAGCGCCTGCTGGCCGAGGCGGCGCGCCAGCCCGAGCCCCTGGCGAAATGGCTGCGCGCTCTGGCGCAATCGACGCAGCAGGCGCGGGCCGGCGGCGCCAAGGCGGCGATCGCCGCCGCGGCGCAGCAGCAGATCGCGCCGCTCTGCCGCGCGGTGGAGGGCCGTTTCCCGCTGCGCCGCGACGGTGCCGATGTGCCGGTGGATGATTTCGCCCGGCTCTTCGCCCCCGGCGGCGTGCTGGAGCAGTTCTTCGCCCAGAATATCCGCCCCTATGCCGACACCACGCAGAATCCCTGGCGGCCGATGGCGACCGACGGGCTGGCGCCGCCGGTGACGGCGGCCGATCTGGCGCAGTTCCAGCGCGCCCAGGCGATCCGCGACGCGTTTTTTCCGGGTGTCGCCGGCACCGGGCTGCGCTTCGAGCTGATCCCGCAGGGGCTCGACCTCAACTCCAACAGCGCGGTGCTGGAGGCGGATGGGGTGCGCAACGAGCTGCCGCCGACCGGCACCGGCCGTCCCGTGCTGCTCTCCTGGCCGGCGCGGGGCAATGTCAGCCTGGTCTTCACCCCGCCCGGCTATGCCGGCAGCCTGACGCTGGATGGCGGCTGGTCCTCGCTGCGGCTGGTGATGGGCCCGCATGCCACACTGCAGCGCCTGGCCGGGGAGCGCTACCGCCTGACCATCGCCCATGGCGACCGCGGCGCGATCTTCGAGCTGCGGCCGGGCAGCAGCACCAACCCCTTCAACCTGGCGGAGCTGTCGCGCTTCCGCTGCCCCGTGCTGGCGCCGTGA
- the tagH gene encoding type VI secretion system-associated FHA domain protein TagH, with the protein MELTLAVLRCPDSAVPETRQARGDFSIGRGPGNDWVLPDPDRVLSKRHCVLEFRAGGWQLRDLSTNGTYLNQAGAPVGRDRAVPVSDGDRLRFGAWEIELRLAQAARPAAESSLLQGSLPMAPESAPPAGASAEPWRGADPFAAPPGAALDPLFDPMAPPPPPHRPFGETGPAPLDPFGEGEAPMPDHRPSTNDAFRPPSAHAAATIPEDWDLDLPGAAPPPPAPPLPAQAPFAPPPAPPVAPPPPAADAGLPFDPPPASVPPAPAPVPPPAAAALPFAPAPAPAPAPAPAPSPAPMPPPVAPFAAAPAPMAYPAAPPQPGAPDALLAAFLQGAALPPHALAGVAPEAALHAAGQLSRLALAGLRALLIARADAKREFRIEQTMLRASGNNPVKFAASDAAALQGLLSAPDAAAAVQEIVTDLAAHQAAGLAATQAAARALLDRLAPARLEAEDQGGGLMPGAREKRLWDRYKALHRATSDQFDDDFDSAFGKAFARAYEDALRGGRG; encoded by the coding sequence ATGGAACTGACCCTGGCGGTGCTGCGCTGCCCCGACAGTGCCGTGCCGGAGACGCGGCAGGCGCGGGGGGATTTCTCGATCGGCCGCGGCCCGGGCAATGACTGGGTGCTGCCGGACCCGGACCGGGTGCTGTCCAAGCGTCATTGCGTGCTGGAGTTCCGCGCCGGCGGCTGGCAGCTGCGCGACCTCTCGACCAATGGCACCTATCTGAACCAGGCCGGGGCGCCGGTCGGGCGCGACCGAGCCGTGCCGGTCTCGGATGGCGACCGGCTGCGCTTCGGCGCCTGGGAGATCGAGCTGCGCCTGGCCCAGGCGGCGCGCCCGGCGGCGGAGAGCAGCCTGCTGCAGGGCAGCCTGCCGATGGCGCCCGAAAGCGCGCCGCCGGCCGGCGCCAGCGCCGAGCCCTGGCGCGGCGCCGATCCCTTCGCCGCCCCGCCCGGCGCGGCGCTGGACCCGCTCTTCGACCCGATGGCGCCGCCGCCGCCGCCGCACCGCCCCTTCGGCGAGACCGGCCCCGCGCCGCTCGACCCCTTCGGCGAGGGCGAGGCGCCGATGCCCGACCATCGCCCCTCGACGAACGACGCCTTCCGCCCGCCCTCCGCCCATGCGGCCGCCACCATCCCGGAGGATTGGGATCTGGACCTGCCGGGCGCCGCGCCGCCGCCGCCCGCGCCCCCACTTCCGGCGCAGGCGCCCTTCGCGCCGCCGCCCGCCCCGCCGGTCGCGCCGCCGCCGCCAGCGGCCGATGCGGGCCTGCCCTTCGACCCGCCACCGGCTTCCGTGCCGCCCGCGCCCGCGCCCGTGCCGCCGCCCGCCGCTGCCGCGCTGCCCTTCGCGCCCGCCCCGGCCCCGGCCCCGGCCCCGGCCCCGGCTCCATCTCCGGCCCCCATGCCGCCGCCCGTGGCGCCCTTCGCCGCCGCCCCGGCGCCCATGGCCTATCCGGCCGCGCCGCCCCAGCCCGGCGCGCCGGACGCGCTGCTCGCCGCCTTCCTGCAAGGCGCGGCCCTGCCGCCGCATGCTTTGGCGGGCGTCGCGCCGGAGGCCGCGCTGCACGCCGCCGGCCAGCTCAGCCGCCTCGCCCTGGCCGGGCTGCGCGCCCTGCTGATCGCCCGCGCCGACGCCAAGCGGGAATTCCGCATCGAGCAGACCATGCTGCGCGCCAGCGGCAACAACCCGGTGAAATTCGCCGCCTCCGACGCCGCCGCGCTGCAGGGGCTGCTGAGCGCGCCCGACGCCGCCGCCGCGGTGCAGGAGATCGTGACCGACCTCGCCGCGCATCAGGCGGCGGGCCTGGCGGCGACGCAGGCGGCGGCGCGCGCGCTGCTCGACCGCCTCGCACCCGCGCGGCTGGAGGCGGAGGACCAGGGCGGCGGGCTGATGCCCGGCGCGCGCGAGAAGCGGCTGTGGGATCGCTACAAGGCGCTGCACCGCGCCACCTCCGATCAGTTCGACGATGATTTCGACAGCGCCTTCGGCAAGGCCTTCGCCCGGGCCTATGAAGACGCGCTGCGCGGCGGGCGGGGTTGA
- a CDS encoding DUF6931 family protein has product MSDPRIAAPAASAPVPGGPPPALAVPPAGKLAVALPPLLPLLELDPPGLACLQGAPDAGEGVRRLEREGRPLQAVRLAAHALPKREAVWWACMAARATPPRHATPLERQALEAAEEWVRRPEEALRHRCMALALEAGCRGPEAWAAVAAFWSGPSLAPPGAAPVPPAAQLTGVAVTGAISLAALRDDPARAPQRYARYLAALRDIARGGAGRMAVEELAWN; this is encoded by the coding sequence ATGTCCGACCCCCGCATCGCCGCGCCCGCCGCCTCCGCGCCTGTCCCTGGCGGCCCGCCGCCGGCGCTGGCCGTCCCGCCCGCCGGCAAGCTGGCGGTCGCCCTGCCGCCGCTGCTGCCGCTGCTGGAGCTGGACCCGCCGGGCCTGGCCTGCCTGCAGGGCGCGCCCGACGCGGGTGAGGGCGTGCGGCGGCTGGAGCGCGAGGGGCGACCGCTGCAGGCCGTGCGGCTGGCCGCCCATGCGCTGCCGAAGCGCGAGGCGGTGTGGTGGGCCTGCATGGCCGCCCGCGCCACGCCACCGCGCCACGCCACGCCGCTGGAGCGCCAGGCGCTGGAGGCGGCCGAGGAATGGGTGCGCCGGCCGGAGGAGGCGCTGCGCCATCGCTGCATGGCGCTGGCGCTGGAGGCCGGCTGCCGCGGGCCGGAGGCCTGGGCGGCGGTGGCTGCCTTCTGGTCCGGCCCGTCGCTCGCGCCGCCCGGCGCCGCGCCGGTGCCGCCCGCCGCGCAGCTGACCGGCGTGGCGGTGACCGGGGCGATCAGCCTGGCCGCGCTGCGCGATGATCCCGCCCGCGCGCCGCAGCGTTATGCCCGCTATCTGGCCGCGCTGCGCGACATCGCGCGCGGCGGCGCCGGCCGCATGGCCGTGGAGGAGCTCGCATGGAACTGA
- the tssL gene encoding type VI secretion system protein TssL, long form codes for MSDNPFSEPEDSDRTIIQGPQPRAGAQPPRAPQGAMPPAAAPTFYAVPAGAAAAEIEALPRIGLSPLAAAAAPLLELLAQLSGGARIDRPDELRERAIRALRQFEAEARAADVSPDQLRAAHYALCAALDDVALATPWGPPSAWGAQSLVSSFHQEVRSGERFFDLLAGMQRDPGRYREALEIAYLALALGMQGRYRLARGGGSELDRIREGLYQLLAQLRGPWERGLSPHWQGVDAPHRPARRRIPGWIALPLAAALLGLFYAWLSWDLNRGSDDLYARLAALPPATQPAIARSAAPVPPAPPPPPPAAAVPPRPTLAARLREFLAPEIAQGLVTVTGDVQRTMVRIQGSGMYASGSATLNERFVPLLTRIGEAVREEDAARTDILGHSDNQPIRTLRFPSNFHLSQARAEAALEVIRRASGLDATRFHAEGRGDAEPVADNRTAEGRETNRRIEVVVLNRRPE; via the coding sequence ATGAGCGACAATCCTTTCTCCGAGCCGGAGGATTCGGACCGCACCATCATCCAGGGGCCGCAGCCGCGCGCCGGCGCGCAGCCGCCGCGCGCGCCGCAGGGGGCGATGCCGCCCGCCGCCGCGCCCACCTTCTATGCCGTGCCGGCCGGCGCCGCGGCGGCGGAGATCGAGGCGCTGCCGCGCATCGGCCTCTCGCCGCTCGCCGCCGCCGCCGCGCCGCTGCTGGAGCTGCTGGCGCAGCTTTCGGGCGGCGCGCGCATCGACCGCCCGGACGAGCTGCGCGAGCGCGCCATCCGCGCGCTGCGCCAGTTCGAGGCCGAGGCGCGCGCGGCCGATGTCTCCCCCGACCAGCTGCGCGCCGCGCATTACGCGCTCTGCGCCGCGCTGGATGATGTGGCGCTGGCCACCCCCTGGGGCCCGCCCAGCGCCTGGGGCGCGCAATCCCTGGTCTCCAGCTTCCATCAGGAGGTCCGCTCGGGCGAGCGCTTCTTCGACCTGCTGGCCGGCATGCAGCGCGACCCGGGGCGCTATCGCGAGGCGCTGGAGATCGCCTATCTGGCGCTGGCGCTGGGCATGCAGGGCCGCTACCGGCTGGCGCGCGGCGGCGGCAGCGAGCTGGACCGCATCCGCGAGGGGCTCTACCAGCTGCTGGCCCAGCTGCGCGGCCCGTGGGAGCGCGGCTTGTCGCCGCATTGGCAGGGGGTGGATGCGCCGCACCGCCCGGCGCGGCGCCGCATCCCCGGCTGGATCGCCCTGCCGTTGGCGGCCGCCCTGCTCGGCCTGTTCTATGCCTGGCTGTCCTGGGACCTCAATCGCGGCTCGGACGATCTCTATGCGCGGCTGGCGGCGCTGCCGCCGGCGACGCAGCCGGCCATCGCCCGCAGCGCCGCGCCCGTGCCGCCGGCCCCGCCGCCACCGCCCCCCGCCGCCGCCGTGCCGCCGCGCCCGACGCTGGCCGCCAGGCTGCGCGAATTCCTGGCGCCCGAGATCGCGCAGGGCCTGGTCACCGTCACCGGCGATGTCCAGCGCACCATGGTGCGCATCCAGGGCAGCGGCATGTACGCCTCCGGCTCGGCCACGCTGAATGAGCGCTTCGTGCCGCTGCTGACCCGCATCGGCGAGGCGGTGCGCGAGGAGGATGCGGCGCGCACCGACATTCTCGGCCATTCCGACAACCAGCCGATCCGCACCCTGCGCTTCCCGTCGAATTTCCACCTGTCCCAGGCGCGGGCCGAGGCGGCGCTGGAGGTGATCCGCCGCGCCTCCGGCCTGGACGCCACGCGCTTCCATGCCGAGGGCCGCGGCGATGCCGAGCCCGTGGCCGACAACCGCACGGCCGAGGGGCGCGAGACCAATCGCCGCATCGAGGTGGTGGTGCTGAACCGGAGACCCGAGTGA
- a CDS encoding type VI secretion system Vgr family protein produces MSSGLVQADRLLQMTTPLGPDVLVLRALHVSEQIGALYSIEAEAVSLRPDITPDEMIGRGITCTVAPPGRPPRHFHGMVQAFSRTGDYERGFSRYRMVALPRLWQLTRTSDCRIFQSQSAKQIVQTVLEEGQVSPVRFGSLPGAPRNYCVQWNETDLDFVQRLIDEVGGGYFFRHEMGEHTLHITGANADFPSIPCPPLTSRPGAENGGPDTLWDWAASTQQRPGKAAALDYDLLRPGALLNANSSTMLASSRAEAELFSWPGQQAPRPDADPARLAMEREEAAAETVRAQGAEPALFAGGRVMVAPALGAAPVPWLVTGITHNAVDDSHMVGGGGTHYGNSLTLIPAARSWRRPTAWPRPTIPGLQSAIVTGPEGGEIHCDEHGRVKVHFHWDRAGPRHDGSSCWVRVAQPWAGSWGGTWFLPRVGDEVLVGFMDGDPDKPVVIGSLYNDPARHAQALPGNMTQSWISTRSSKGGGPENANILRMEDKAGSEEVYLQAEKDMNLLVRDNRSARLQKGHDSLVVEKGNISVSAEQGKIEIEAMQSITLTVGGSKITIDPSGVTIEGTLIHAKAGGSVKVEAPLIQEEAAGTMILQGGIVRIN; encoded by the coding sequence ATGTCGTCCGGCTTGGTGCAGGCGGATCGCCTGTTGCAGATGACGACGCCGCTCGGCCCCGATGTGCTGGTGCTGCGCGCGCTGCATGTCAGCGAGCAGATCGGCGCCCTCTACAGCATCGAGGCGGAGGCGGTGTCGCTGCGCCCGGACATCACGCCGGATGAGATGATCGGCCGCGGCATCACCTGCACCGTGGCGCCGCCCGGCCGGCCGCCGCGGCATTTCCACGGCATGGTGCAGGCCTTCAGCCGCACCGGCGATTACGAGCGCGGCTTCAGCCGCTATCGCATGGTGGCGCTGCCGCGGCTCTGGCAGCTCACCCGCACTTCGGATTGCCGCATCTTCCAGAGCCAGAGCGCCAAGCAGATCGTGCAGACGGTGCTGGAGGAAGGGCAGGTCAGCCCGGTGCGCTTCGGCAGCCTGCCCGGCGCACCGCGCAATTACTGCGTGCAGTGGAACGAGACGGATCTCGATTTCGTGCAGCGGCTGATCGACGAGGTCGGCGGCGGCTATTTCTTCCGCCACGAGATGGGCGAGCACACGCTGCACATCACCGGCGCCAATGCCGATTTCCCTTCCATTCCCTGCCCGCCGCTGACCAGCCGCCCGGGCGCCGAGAATGGCGGGCCGGACACGCTGTGGGACTGGGCCGCCTCCACCCAGCAGCGGCCCGGCAAGGCGGCGGCGCTGGATTACGATCTGCTGCGCCCCGGCGCGCTGCTGAACGCCAATTCCAGCACCATGCTGGCCAGTTCCAGGGCCGAGGCCGAGCTGTTCTCCTGGCCCGGCCAGCAGGCGCCGCGCCCGGATGCCGATCCGGCGCGGCTGGCCATGGAGCGCGAGGAGGCGGCGGCGGAGACGGTGCGCGCCCAGGGTGCCGAACCGGCCCTGTTCGCCGGCGGCCGCGTCATGGTGGCGCCCGCCCTGGGTGCCGCGCCGGTGCCCTGGCTGGTCACCGGCATCACCCACAACGCCGTCGATGACAGCCACATGGTGGGCGGCGGCGGCACGCATTACGGCAACAGCCTGACGCTGATCCCGGCCGCGCGCAGCTGGCGCCGCCCCACCGCCTGGCCGCGCCCGACCATCCCCGGCCTGCAATCGGCCATCGTCACCGGCCCCGAGGGCGGCGAGATCCATTGCGACGAGCATGGCCGGGTGAAGGTGCATTTCCACTGGGACCGCGCCGGGCCGCGGCATGACGGCTCCTCCTGCTGGGTGCGCGTGGCGCAGCCCTGGGCCGGCAGCTGGGGCGGCACCTGGTTCCTGCCGCGCGTCGGCGACGAGGTGCTGGTGGGCTTCATGGATGGCGACCCGGACAAGCCCGTGGTCATCGGCAGCCTGTACAACGACCCGGCGCGCCACGCCCAGGCGCTGCCCGGCAACATGACGCAGAGCTGGATCTCCACCCGCTCCTCCAAGGGCGGCGGGCCGGAGAACGCCAACATCCTGCGCATGGAGGACAAGGCCGGGTCGGAGGAGGTCTATCTCCAGGCCGAGAAGGACATGAACCTCCTGGTGCGCGACAATCGCAGCGCCCGGCTGCAGAAGGGCCATGACAGCCTGGTGGTCGAGAAGGGCAACATTTCTGTCAGCGCCGAGCAGGGCAAGATCGAGATCGAGGCGATGCAGTCGATCACCCTGACGGTGGGTGGCTCGAAGATCACCATCGACCCCTCCGGCGTCACCATCGAGGGCACGCTGATCCACGCCAAGGCCGGCGGGTCGGTGAAGGTCGAGGCGCCGCTGATCCAGGAGGAGGCCGCCGGCACCATGATCCTGCAGGGCGGCATCGTCCGCATCAATTGA
- the tssK gene encoding type VI secretion system baseplate subunit TssK codes for MVWTDKVVWQEGMFLRAQHFQQQDRYHEHQLQARTAPLRPHPWGLTELSLDRDLLAAGKFALASAAGVLEDGTPFAIPGSADQPLPLDLPEGTRNQIVYLAAPLRQPGSPEVAFGEMPELSGARYGLRPFEAFDTHSDSTQPAELQVGRPRLRFLLESEERAGFTCLGLARIVEVQADRRVVVDERFIPPCLRVSAWPAIGNLAPELTGMLGQRAEALAARLSAPGARGVAEVSDFLLLQTLNRWLPLLSHWSDAGNIHPEALFSVLVQMAGELATFTDPGRRARPYPAYRHDDLQRAFAPVVADLRRALSMVLETNAVAIPLQERRHGVRVGPLMDRSLLRAAQFVLTVQAEMPGEQLRRLFPNQVKIGAVEHIRELVNVALPGIAVRPLPVAPRQIPFHAGAVYFELDRGSPHWQQMQSSGGFALHVSGDFPALQMELWAIRG; via the coding sequence ATGGTCTGGACCGACAAGGTCGTCTGGCAGGAAGGCATGTTCCTGCGCGCGCAGCATTTCCAGCAGCAGGACCGCTATCACGAGCACCAGTTGCAGGCGCGCACCGCGCCGCTGCGCCCGCATCCCTGGGGGCTGACCGAGCTGTCGCTGGACCGCGACCTGCTGGCGGCGGGGAAGTTCGCGCTGGCCAGCGCCGCCGGCGTGCTGGAGGATGGCACGCCCTTCGCCATCCCCGGCAGCGCCGACCAGCCGCTGCCGCTCGACCTGCCGGAGGGCACGCGCAACCAGATCGTCTATCTGGCGGCGCCGCTGCGCCAGCCCGGCAGCCCGGAGGTCGCCTTCGGCGAGATGCCGGAGCTCTCCGGCGCGCGTTACGGGCTGCGGCCCTTCGAGGCCTTCGACACCCATTCCGACAGCACCCAGCCGGCCGAATTGCAGGTCGGCCGCCCGCGGCTGCGCTTCCTGCTGGAGAGCGAGGAGCGCGCCGGCTTCACCTGCCTCGGCCTCGCCCGCATCGTCGAGGTGCAGGCCGACCGCCGCGTGGTGGTGGATGAGCGTTTCATCCCGCCCTGCCTGCGCGTCTCCGCCTGGCCGGCCATCGGCAATCTGGCGCCGGAGCTCACCGGCATGCTCGGCCAGCGGGCCGAGGCGCTGGCGGCGCGGCTCTCCGCCCCCGGCGCGCGCGGCGTCGCCGAGGTCTCCGACTTCCTGCTGCTGCAGACGCTGAACCGCTGGCTGCCGCTGCTGTCGCACTGGTCGGATGCCGGCAATATCCACCCCGAGGCGCTGTTCTCGGTGCTGGTGCAGATGGCCGGCGAGCTTGCCACCTTCACCGATCCCGGCCGCCGCGCGCGGCCCTATCCCGCCTACCGGCATGATGATCTGCAGCGCGCCTTCGCCCCCGTCGTCGCCGATCTGCGCCGCGCGCTGTCGATGGTGCTGGAGACCAATGCGGTGGCCATCCCGCTGCAGGAGCGTCGCCACGGCGTGCGCGTCGGCCCGCTGATGGACCGCTCCCTGCTGCGCGCCGCGCAATTCGTGCTGACGGTGCAGGCGGAGATGCCGGGCGAGCAGCTGCGCCGCCTCTTCCCCAACCAGGTGAAGATCGGCGCGGTCGAGCATATCCGCGAGCTGGTCAATGTCGCGCTGCCCGGCATCGCGGTGCGGCCGCTGCCCGTGGCGCCGCGGCAGATTCCCTTCCATGCCGGCGCGGTCTATTTCGAGCTGGATCGCGGCAGCCCGCATTGGCAGCAGATGCAATCCTCGGGCGGCTTCGCCCTGCATGTCTCGGGTGACTTCCCGGCGCTGCAGATGGAGCTCTGGGCGATCCGCGGATGA
- the tagF gene encoding type VI secretion system-associated protein TagF, with translation MSATGLYGKLPAHGDFIRRNLPGDAVAAWDGWAASLLQAGPARLGAQPFAAAWDAMPCWCLSLPGGACGAAPLCGVMAASRDAVGRRFPLLLAAPVADAAEGWFAALAEAAHMAIAAASPADALLASLPPPEGSGAPRGWWNAALEWAVPALPPLPHALRLLGQAPA, from the coding sequence GTGAGCGCGACCGGCCTCTACGGCAAGCTGCCGGCGCATGGCGATTTCATCCGCCGCAACCTGCCGGGCGATGCCGTCGCCGCCTGGGATGGCTGGGCGGCGTCGCTGCTGCAGGCGGGGCCGGCGCGGCTGGGCGCGCAGCCCTTCGCCGCGGCCTGGGATGCGATGCCCTGCTGGTGCCTGTCGCTACCCGGGGGCGCCTGCGGCGCGGCGCCGCTCTGCGGCGTGATGGCGGCCTCGCGCGATGCGGTGGGGCGGCGCTTCCCGCTGCTGCTGGCCGCCCCCGTGGCCGATGCGGCGGAGGGCTGGTTCGCCGCCCTGGCCGAGGCGGCCCATATGGCCATCGCCGCCGCCAGCCCCGCCGATGCGCTGCTGGCCAGCCTGCCGCCGCCCGAGGGCAGCGGCGCGCCGCGCGGCTGGTGGAATGCGGCGCTGGAATGGGCGGTGCCGGCCCTGCCGCCGCTGCCGCATGCGCTGCGCCTGCTGGGCCAGGCGCCGGCATGA